The following are from one region of the Carnobacterium gallinarum DSM 4847 genome:
- the recF gene encoding DNA replication/repair protein RecF (All proteins in this family for which functions are known are DNA-binding proteins that assist the filamentation of RecA onto DNA for the initiation of recombination or recombinational repair.) — translation MFLEEIKLTQYRNYEAAEVGFSEGINVFLGENAQGKTNLMEAIYVLAMTRSHRTSNDKELIFWNQEFAKISGRVQKKNTSFPLEITISNKGKKAKFNHLEQKKLSDYLGKLNVILFAPEDLSLVKGSPSIRRKFLDMEMGQMNPIYLHHLVSYQHILKQRNQYLKQLMMKRAKDLTFLEVLTEQLAIHGAEILKERFSFVKKLEKWAQPIHHEISRERENLVIEYQCSLQITDELDKEQIYLDLLAAFEKGRKRELDQGSTIVGPHRDDLRFMVNEQNVQTYGSQGQQRTTALSVKLAEIDLMKDITGEYPILLLDDVLSELDDERQTHLLKAIENKVQTFLTTTSLDGIKKHILQAPRVFQVASGHVEMESE, via the coding sequence ATGTTTTTAGAGGAGATTAAGCTGACTCAGTATCGTAACTATGAAGCTGCTGAGGTAGGATTTTCTGAAGGAATTAATGTTTTTTTAGGTGAGAATGCTCAAGGAAAAACAAATTTGATGGAAGCTATCTACGTTTTGGCAATGACCAGAAGTCATCGAACTTCTAACGATAAGGAATTAATTTTCTGGAATCAAGAATTTGCTAAAATTAGTGGACGTGTTCAGAAAAAAAATACTTCTTTTCCTTTGGAGATTACGATTTCTAATAAAGGGAAAAAAGCTAAATTTAATCATTTGGAGCAAAAAAAATTAAGCGATTATCTGGGAAAGCTAAATGTCATTTTGTTTGCTCCAGAAGACTTATCGCTAGTTAAAGGTTCTCCCTCTATCCGACGGAAATTTTTAGATATGGAAATGGGTCAGATGAATCCTATTTATTTGCATCATTTAGTGAGTTATCAGCATATTCTAAAACAGCGAAATCAGTATTTAAAGCAGTTGATGATGAAAAGAGCAAAGGATTTAACCTTTCTAGAGGTTTTAACTGAACAGTTGGCAATTCATGGTGCTGAGATTTTAAAGGAGCGCTTTTCTTTTGTAAAAAAATTGGAAAAATGGGCCCAACCAATTCATCATGAGATTTCTAGAGAACGGGAAAATTTAGTGATTGAGTATCAATGTAGTTTGCAAATAACCGATGAATTAGATAAAGAACAGATTTATTTGGATTTATTGGCGGCTTTTGAAAAGGGACGAAAACGTGAATTGGATCAGGGGAGTACTATTGTTGGGCCTCACCGAGATGATCTGCGTTTTATGGTCAATGAACAGAATGTGCAAACTTATGGATCTCAAGGACAGCAACGAACAACGGCTTTAAGTGTGAAATTAGCTGAGATTGATTTGATGAAGGACATTACCGGAGAATACCCAATATTGCTGTTGGATGATGTTTTATCTGAGTTAGATGACGAGAGACAAACACACCTACTTAAAGCAATTGAAAATAAAGTTCAAACATTTTTAACCACAACAAGTTTGGACGGAATTAAAAAGCATATTTTACAAGCACCTCGTGTGTTTCAAGTTGCTAGTGGTCATGTAGAAATGGAGAGTGAATAA